The proteins below come from a single Leopardus geoffroyi isolate Oge1 chromosome D3, O.geoffroyi_Oge1_pat1.0, whole genome shotgun sequence genomic window:
- the SF3A1 gene encoding splicing factor 3A subunit 1 has protein sequence MPAGPVQAVPPPPPAATEPKQPTEEEASSKEDSTPSKPVVGIIYPPPEVRNIVDKTASFVARNGPEFEARIRQNEINNPKFNFLNPNDPYHAYYRHKVSEFKEGKAQEPSAAIPKVMQQQQQATQQQLPQKVQAQVIQETIVPKEPPPEFEFIADPPSISAFDLDVVKLTAQFVARNGRQFLTQLMQKEQRNYQFDFLRPQHSLFNYFTKLVEQYTKILIPPKGLFTKLKKEAENPREVLDQVCYRVEWAKFQERERKKEEEEKEKERVAYAQIDWHDFVVVETVDFQPNEQGNFPPPTTPEELGARILIQERYEKFGESEEVEMEVESDEEDEKQEKTEEPPSQLDQDTQVQDMDEGSDDEEEGQKVPPPPETPMPPPLPPTPDQVIVRKDYDPKASKPLPPAPAPDEYLVSPITGEKIPASKMQEHMRIGLLDPRWLEQRDRSIREKQSDDEVYAPGLDIESSLKQLAERRTDIFGVEETAIGKKIGEEEIQKPEEKVTWDGHSGSMARTQQAAQANITLQEQIEAIHKAKGLVPEDDTKEKIGPSKPNELPQQPPPPSSATNIPSSAPPITSVPRPPAMPPPVRTTVVSAVPVMPRPPMASVVRLPPGSVIAPMPPIIHAPRINVVPMPPSAPPIMAPRPPPMIVPTAFVPAPPVAPVPAPAPMPPVHPPPPMEDEPASKKLKTEDSLVPEEEFLRRNKGPVSIKVQVPNMQDKTEWKLNGQVLVFTLPLTDQVSVIKVKIHEATGMPAGKQKLQYEGIFIKDSNSLAYYNMANGAVIHLALKERGGRKK, from the exons AAATGGACCTGAATTTGAAGCTAGGATACGACAGAATGAGATCAACAATCCCAAGTTTAACTTCTTGAACCCCAATGACCCTTACCATGCCTACTACCGTCACAAGGTCAGCGAGTTCAAGGAGGGGAAGGCTCAGGAGCCCTCGGCTGCCAtccccaaggtcatgcagcagcagcagcaggccaCCCAGCAGCAGCTGCCCCAGAAG GTCCAAGCCCAGGTAATCCAAGAGACCATCGTGCCCAAAGAGCCCCCTCCTGAGTTTGAGTTCATCGCAGACCCCCCCTCCATCTCAGCCTTCGACCTGGATGTGGTGAAGCTGACGGCTCAGTTTGTGGCCAGGAATGGCCGCCAGTTTCTGACCCAGCTGATGCAGAAAGAACAGCGCAACTACCAGTTTGACTTCCTCCGCCCTCAGCACAGCCTTTTCAACTACTTCACGAAGCTGGTGGAGCAGTACACCAAG ATCTTGATTCCACCTAAAGGGTTATTTACAAAGCTCAAGAAAGAGGCTGAGAATCCCCGAGAAGTTTTGGACCAG gtGTGTTACCGGGTGGAGTGGGCCAAGTTCCAGGAgcgagagaggaagaaggaagaagaggaaaaggagaaggagcgGGTGGCTTATGCACAGATCGACTGGCATGATTTTGTTGTGGTAGAAACAGTAGACTTCCAACCCAATGAGCAAG ggaacttccCTCCCCCTACCACCCCGGAGGAGCTGGGGGCCCGAATCCTTATTCAGGAGCGCTATGAGAAGTTTGGGGAAAGTGAAGAGGTTGAGATGGAGGTCGAGTCTGATGAGGAggatgagaaacaagaaaaaacggAGGAGCCTCCTTCCCAGTTGGACCAGGACACCCAAGTGCAAGACATGGATGAG GGTTcagatgatgaagaagaagggCAGaaagtgcccccacccccagagacacccatgcctcctcctctgcccccgaCTCCAGACCAAGTCATTGTTCGGAAGGATTATGACCCTAAAG cttctaagcccctgcctccagcccctgcaCCAGATGAATATCTCGTGTCTCCCATCACGGGGGAGAAGATCCCTGCCAGCAAAATGCAGGAACACATGCGCATTGGGCTTCTCGATCCCCGCTGGCTGGAGCAGCGAGACCGCTCCATCCGTGAGAAGCAGAGCGATGATGAGGTGTATGCACCAG GTCTGGATATCGAAAGCAGCTTGAAACAGTTGGCTGAGCGGCGTACTGACATCTTCGGTGTAGAGGAAACAGCCATTGGTAAGAAGATTGGTGAGGAGGAGAtccagaagccagaggaaaag GTGACCTGGGACGGTCACTCAGGCAGCATGGCGCGGACCCAGCAGGCTGCCCAAGCCAATATCACCCTCCAGGAGCAGATTGAGGCCATCCACAAGGCCAAGGGTCTAGTGCCAGAGGATGATACCAAAGAGAAGATTGGTCCCAGCAAACCCAATGAACTTCCTCAGCAGCCACCACCTCCATCTTCAGCCACCAACATTcctagctctgcccctcccattaCCTCTGTGCCTCGGCCACCCGCA ATGCCACCTCCTGTTCGTACCACGGTTGTGTCTGCAGTACCTGTCATGCCCCGCCCCCCGATGGCATCAGTGGTCCGACTACCCCCAGGCTCAGTGATTGCCCCCATGCCGCCAATCATCCATGCACCCAGGATCAATGTGGTGCCCatgcctccctcagcccctcctatCATGgcaccccgcccaccccccatGATTGTGCCAACAG CATTTGTGCCTGCTCCTCCTGTGGCACCTGTCCCAGCTCCAGCCCCCATGCCCCctgtccaccccccacctcccatggaGGATGAGCCTGCCTCCAAGaaactgaagacagaggacagccTTGTGCCTGAGGAGGAGTTCCTACGCAGAAATAAG GGTCCAGTGTCCATCAAAGTCCAAGTGCCCAACATGCAGGATAAGACTGAATGGAAACTGAATGGACAAGTTCTGGTCTTCACCCTCCCGCTGACAGATCAG gTCTCTGTCATCAAGGTGAAGATTCACGAAGCCACGGGTATGCCCGCAGGGAAACAGAAGCTACAGTATGAG GGCATTTTCATCAAGGATTCCAACTCACTGGCTTACTACAACATGGCCAATGGCGCTGTCATCCACCTGGCCCTCAAGGAGAGAGGCGGGAGGAAGAAGTAG